TACACATCATCGTCAAACACACACAACTTTGTCTTATCtattcttttatctttcttctcttttgttttcatttccttttgcttGTTGACCGTACAATTGACCAAGAGGGACACATGTGTATTGAATTGTAAtcaaaacaagagaaataggaaGAACTcacgagaaagagagaaagtggTCCTTGagtctcctttttctttttctttcttttcttttccattatcTTTTATCAAAGTTGACTCAagactttcctcttcttctttatcttttctttttcttctacttttctACCAACCAACTACACACACGTGTaccccttctttttttgttttgagctTTGTTACTTACGCAACAGGTTggcacaacaattgcacaacctACTTACATGGGTGGGTCCCACCAAAcaagcatttttcttttgtttttcttttcatttctactCTTGCTTTCccctgttcttttcttcttccccgACGTGCACACACAGAGAgtagaaaaaagagagagttagAGAGGCTTACTACAAAAAATGAAAGGATCCTTGCTGGACCAAGAGAAGAGGGGAGAGATTGGGTAATTTTTCTGAGTTTGGACTCTTGATTATGGGCATCCACCGAGAGATAATAGGGAGGAAAATCAGAGTTTTATGCTCTGTTTTTCTGCCTGTCCGTAATACACAAAGGGAAGGGAAGAGAGTGATTTTCCCGAGTTCTCTTTAGGTTCAGTGTGATGAAGAGTTGAGGGAAAAGAGTGCACTTCTCTGATTTTCTGCACTATCAAAGGGAAGAAGAGGTTTGAAGAAAGTTGCAGAGATATCAAGCAAGAGAGATGGAGAGCTTCTATTGGGTTTctattcctcttttcttttcttttctgtttaaggAAGGAGAAACTGCAGGTATGAATTTGCCCAGAGTTTCTGCCACCGTtcagaagaagagaagaagaaagctatagaggaaaagagagaaaccgagagatatatgcaaagaatcataaagaaagaagagatggtAGTGTGCGTGAAACCGAAGGGCTGCAACTCAATATATAGTAACAGGAAGGGTCCGGATCACTTGGGGCAGAAATGATCCAATGGCTGAAGTGTAAACTTGCTCAGCAAGTTGGTGCGCTGGAGGGGGAATGAACGTAGGCATTAAAATATCTTCAATCTTTAACAAACTAACATTGAGTTTCAACTAAGTTTCTAGCTTAGTTTGCTGGCCGGTTCTCTTGTGATTACTAGAAGCTGGGTATTAAGGTGAAGGCTGGGTATCTTCAACGTGGGCTGGACTGGGTTGCAGGGGCTGGATTCTTGGAGAATTAAAATGGCCCATCAACAACATAATTAAATTTTCGTCCTATTTAGAGGTATAGGTTTTAGCAGATGTTTTTAGGTACTAAATGgagttcaaaaattatgaaattcggagggtagttAGAGAACTTCGAGATGAGTGTTCTGGATTTTGAATCGAtgaaaacggagttcgtttgaccctattttcgttattccaaaatttaaggttcgtttgaatttttatcaaattataaAGGcttttaaatgaatatttatttttataaatattcatatttattctttttcattattattaggttttaaatcatatgttaagatattttattaaatatcttaaaatacggggtgttacaaGGATCGTCCAGTCGAGAGAAGCAAACAACATAAGCCGGTGAGAGAAGCAATCTAGAGGTTGTGGAAGAGCTTTTTATGTCTCTCTCTAAACAACACAATCCCGTTTTCATCGTATTTTCAAATTGTAGCTAAACCGCATACAAATCACAATCCTCACTTACTCTGTCTCTCTGTGAACAAACCCTAGTTTCCCAAACCCTCCACCCCGAGCACGAGCATGAAGCCCATCGCATCCAAGCCCTTGGAAGACTCAGCCCTGAAGGCCGCCACCAAGCCCAGATCCAAGCCAGCCTCGTCGACAACGAACAAGCGGCCGAATGTCGAGATCGCTAGCAAGGATTCGTCCCAGTGAGCCAAGAAGAAAGCGCAGACAACGTCGTTTCGCCTGAAGACATAAAGAAGTCAACCGTCGGAGATGAGAAAAAGCTCTTCCAGGGGCCGGCGTGGagtgaaaatgaaaaggaaacgAGTGAAAGTGAAAAGGCCTGCTTGGTTTCCTgaagtttctatatatatatatatatatatatatatatatatatatattgatccgattatgacccgaacctgaTTACCTTAAACCAAAATCCtgtattttcgtgtcgtgttcgtgctgGGTTTGcaggttgtgtcaaaaattgtcaactctATGAAATATAATGCCTATTAATTATATCTGACAGGTATTATGTTTGTCAGTTTGTTTTTTAGGGAGTAACTACTCCAAGTTGTTCTCTCCCAATTAATAAGGTGAGACTATATATAGTCTCTTATTAAATGgattaagataaaaaaaaaatgagaaaagacaAAACTCTCTAAGTTTTTCCTTAAGTGCTTATAGACCGtagattttttgttaatattattgcaatactttctggtaatgtatttcacTGCTGAGAAAAATAGGTTTATTAGAGAATAACGTAGAACAATATTTGATCTCAGCGCAGATAATGTACTACTCTATTCTATTGTGCATTACCATTTTATTGTGAAAAGTTTGTGGGTTTATtaacactctcaaaagacgcattgAGAGAAGAGGGGGataccatgacttataaagtgtccAAGTGAAGAAAATCTTAGTGATGGAAGACattttaacacgccccctcacgtgtggcaactaaTGGCCAAACACATGGACAATAACGGGAGGGAAAGACTCATCATCGCAAGAAACCTGTGGTTCTAATATCATACGAAAAGTACATGGGCCTATTGatactctcaaaagacgcattAAGAGAGGAGGGGACACAATGACTTATAAAGAGCCAaggtgaaggaaatcttagcgatgtAGGACACTTTAACATTTATTTCTAACATAAACAAATTTATAAGTATCAAATCTGAATCGAAGCTTtcataaatttctttttaatataaataactaaattatttgcaataaactcataaaaagaacaaataataacaaataacgtACCAAGCAATTTCGGGGGTGGCAGAATCACCCTTAGGGGTGGTTTGAAAACCaccctaattttgtttttgtttttatttttttcaaatctgttttttaatttataataataaaaaaaatcatttttatatatatttttctcaattacattcaatttaattcacactcccaaaaatattttttaaattttgtttcagattttctaaaccataaatataattttaaaactcaaatttttttcatattcataattttaaatataataaagaaaaaaaaatcaaacatccaaaCATACCCTAAATTTTATTGGGAGACTTCATCGAGGACTTCTACGTCTTTATTGTGCCCTAAAAAATGGAACGCCCAACTATGCCCTAAAAAATACGTCTTTATTGTGACTCGATGAAACGAATCGTTTCACCGATTGATGAATCTCAATCAGAGAAGCCCAACGGCATCGTTTTGACGCTGGAGTCGCACACTTCGTCAAAACCCTTTCGGTTCCTCGAAAGTTCAGCAGCAGAGACACCAGGAGTTGCTTACTCTAGCAGCTCTCTACGAAGCTAACAATGGCGTCATCAAAGGTCGTCTCGAGGTTATCGTCGCGATTACAGCCACTCGCTTTCAATCTCGGCAAAAGATCGCTCGCGCCCGAACTTTCTCCGCTCAAATCGTGCTCTCAGTCGCAGGCCTCTGCCTCTGCCCCCGCCAGACGCTTTTCCCGCATTTCTCGGTGAGATCCCCGAATTCGCATCTCCGAGTCTTATTTTCTAACCTCGTGCTTGGTTCccgaaaaaaaagagaggataaGTTTGAATATTAGAAGATCAAGCATAtcgctttctttttcttttctctgttcTCTTGGGAGCCAAACGGAGAGTTGCTTTTGTTTTCGTAGTTACgcattttggttttattttggtGGTTAGATTACCGTTGGAGTTAAGCAGCGTGGAAACGATGACGCCGTTGCACAGTGCGATAGCTTCGGCGCGACTAATCTCGAGCTTGTCGGCCGAATCAAATAGCTGGTGTTTAGTTCCGCAAGGTTTGTGTTGTGTGTTCCCGTTTATTTGATGCTTAATCATGCCCTTGATTTTACTTATATGGGTAGATAGATAGCTTGCCACAGACTGTTGCTAAAGTACGTTCTTCCAGAAAATGTTAGAGCAGGAAGTTTGGTGCACTCCACCTGCTTGTATGTGTTACTAAAACAAGTGCATTAATAGTATTTCCAAATGCAGATGAAATTTTCTATCATTGCGTCTACTTGCAATAAGAAGTTTGCCAATTCTTGAAAATTGTGGAGAAATCAGAAACCTGGTTGGAACTGCTATTTTGTATGGTAGGATAGGTATTGGTTATCTTGACTTAATTTAGAACTGTTCCAATTATGGAGGCCTGGGGATACGAATGTTATGCCGCATGTGCTACGATAAGGTAGAATATTTTGGGATGTTTTATAGGGCTTGACTAGCAAACGTTGTCAAGAACACCCCCTTccccctctttctttctctgcGTACGGAGTAGAAATTCAAGATTTTTGGTGAGGTTATATGGAGTTTTCGCAACTGAGTCTTATTGATGCTTTACTTCCTTGTTAAACCCATAGGATTCTATAAAAGAAAGGGTCAAGGAAAAGGCATTTTGGGAAATGGAACGGGCATATAGAAGAGGgcatttacatttgttatgGTCTGTTTGCTGGAGGGATGAGACCACTGGATGGAAAAATCGAGCTATTTGATTAATCGAAAACAATTTGGGATGGTAGACCTCTCAGGGCATGCTTAATGAGCAAATTGATATGAAATGTCTGGACTTAATTAATCAAACTGTACTGCcttttttcaatcttttggGTTGATGCCAACCTGCAAAATCTTCATATGTTATCTAAGCTTCAACTTAATATTATTTGGAAAATTAAGGGAaggggaaaaatataaattggGGTGGAGTGTAAGGTCGTGGGTTTAAGACCCATGTAGTGCTATGTAACTTacctattttaaaaaataaatctcaacGGAAGTGTGTCCTAGACAAATCTGGATGACGTAGCCAACTGAAGTGGATGGTTGAGCTTAATGGTGCTGGTTATGCATGGAAATAATATGTGCATTAACTAGCTTTAGCTAAATCTAGAGCCCTGATTAAAGTTCAATAAATTATAAGAGTCTGACTACACGACTTCATTTAGTATCTTCACAATCAGGAGTGATATATAAAACTTTACGAGCTTTGAATCCTGCACATTGGTTAGAGACTTTATTGATTATAAGAGAATCTCCTTATTTTAAAGTAATATAGAATGTTCAAGAATAACTCCCTCTACTCCTGGGAGAAaggagggagaaaaagaaaaaggaaaaaccaacTGTCGGCGGAATTAGGTTTAGAACAACTTTTTTGAGCCTTAAATAAGCTATTTGGGATTGATTGCATACCCATTTCAGTGCACAAATTAAGACAATTTCAATCCAGATGGTCTGGACTTGTTCAACGAGTGATGTAGATGGATCCTGTAAGTAGATGTAACTGGAACTTGGAATGGAAAGCCAATATGAAAACGTATTTCCCTAGCATTTGGCTTTGTGGTTGTCTTTGTTAAGAGTTAAACTTCCTGATAATTTTAGTGGCATTCTTAGAAATTTGCTCCCTGTTTCTTTTGAGTTAAGAGTAGTTAGTTGGACCTTGCTCTGAGAGAACTGGTGGTCAATTGGCCAACTGGAGAGGCACTGTGGATCTGCAGATGCACcaattctcttcaattttttggaGATTCCTAATAGGATTTACTATTTCTGTGGCATGAACAAGAATATAAAACTCGAATAATCCAGGGCACTACCAGATGTATTTTTTAAGACAGCATGGTGCTCTGGAGATGGGGGAGGCAGCTTGGGGATAATTAACCTTCACATATCTCGAAGCATAATCTTCATTATATTCGgtttcaactttaatttttggGTTGTTCTTTGGTTGATAAGGCTGTCTTTGAAAGGGTTGATTCACTTTTCTGGCTTCCATCATATTGACTTCACATGAGCATGCGTGAAAAGTTTAGTGGTCAAAAGATGATTTCCTCTTGCGAGGATGC
The Alnus glutinosa chromosome 14, dhAlnGlut1.1, whole genome shotgun sequence genome window above contains:
- the LOC133857596 gene encoding uncharacterized protein LOC133857596, whose translation is MASSKVVSRLSSRLQPLAFNLGKRSLAPELSPLKSCSQSQASASAPARRFSRISRLPLELSSVETMTPLHSAIASARLISSLSAESNSWCLVPQGISMPL